In one Burkholderiales bacterium GJ-E10 genomic region, the following are encoded:
- a CDS encoding succinate dehydrogenase flavoprotein subunit: MAAAWHGDPDLTRQLGGQPVKLECGEQAEHGLWHPGGDKGKTLEFRYLCAWQTVKTTPDPFQQSCGSHAREDDPGRADGVQIAGAQQPSLASQIKDALGVGLGEH; encoded by the coding sequence GTGGCTGCCGCGTGGCATGGCGATCCAGACTTGACGCGGCAGTTGGGTGGTCAGCCCGTGAAACTGGAGTGCGGTGAGCAGGCAGAACACGGCTTGTGGCACCCTGGTGGCGACAAGGGCAAGACTCTCGAATTCCGTTACCTGTGTGCCTGGCAGACGGTAAAGACCACGCCCGACCCGTTCCAGCAGTCCTGCGGCAGTCATGCGCGTGAGGATGACCCTGGGCGAGCCGATGGCGTCCAAATCGCTGGCGCGCAGCAGCCCTCTCTGGCTAGCCAGATCAAGGATGCGCTGGGTGTGGGTCTCGGAGAGCATTGA
- a CDS encoding transcriptional regulator, MerR family encodes MQTEPAFTETELARRWNVSIKTLQRWRSEERGPPYIKLSKAVRYPVDEIVTYEQVNRQGMSNEVPLPSLKDAQPVVESPAPAAPEPKRYYLSEAFALIAQYGSLEAAEAALTEARDEAQA; translated from the coding sequence ATGCAAACCGAACCCGCCTTCACCGAAACCGAGCTTGCTCGGCGGTGGAACGTCAGCATCAAGACCCTCCAACGCTGGCGCAGCGAAGAGCGCGGCCCGCCGTATATCAAGCTCTCAAAGGCCGTCCGCTATCCAGTGGATGAGATCGTCACCTATGAGCAGGTGAACCGTCAGGGCATGTCCAACGAAGTGCCGCTGCCATCCTTGAAGGACGCGCAGCCCGTTGTCGAATCTCCCGCGCCCGCCGCCCCCGAACCAAAGCGGTACTACTTGAGCGAGGCCTTCGCACTCATCGCGCAGTACGGCAGTCTTGAAGCGGCCGAGGCCGCGCTGACGGAGGCGCGCGATGAAGCCCAAGCTTGA
- a CDS encoding PilT protein, N-terminal: MRLLISDANILIDMEAGALMETLFQLPMQFGIPDLLYYEEIEPGSPGLEDLGLQVMEVSGDFVAYAEQLPGQHNHLLPAKNGPKPSHNDYLALALAKQETCTLLTGDANLRIVANKEQVNVMGTIGLLCAMIENQLLSVDDAFKTLDRMKSGKRRLPWPEAEKVLNELR; encoded by the coding sequence ATGCGGTTGCTCATCAGTGATGCGAACATCTTGATCGATATGGAAGCAGGAGCGTTGATGGAGACGCTCTTCCAGCTTCCGATGCAGTTCGGCATCCCTGATCTGCTGTACTACGAAGAAATTGAACCGGGCAGCCCTGGCCTTGAAGACCTGGGCTTGCAGGTCATGGAGGTCAGCGGCGACTTCGTGGCGTATGCCGAGCAGTTGCCAGGCCAGCACAACCATCTGCTTCCCGCTAAAAACGGTCCCAAGCCCAGTCACAACGACTACTTGGCACTGGCGCTTGCGAAGCAGGAGACCTGCACCTTGCTGACCGGTGACGCCAATTTGCGGATTGTTGCCAACAAGGAGCAGGTCAACGTCATGGGCACCATCGGGCTGCTGTGCGCCATGATCGAGAACCAGCTGCTGTCAGTCGACGACGCCTTCAAGACACTTGACCGAATGAAGTCTGGCAAGCGACGGCTGCCCTGGCCGGAAGCCGAAAAAGTACTAAACGAGCTGCGCTGA
- a CDS encoding helix-turn-helix domain-containing protein, with translation MIADRIRQARLAAGLTLGALGEQVGVSHTAIQKYEKGLLTPSSTQLLKLARACGIRTEYFFRTHTVELLQPEFRKLSTFGKTAQDALKIKVVELVEKRVELLGAFPELPFPAFAPPANLPEHITSLDEIDAFSDSVRNAWQLGLNPIADLTDTLEGLGLLVIVVDEENPGFSGLTAKARTEDGREYPVVAVSKRWPGDRQRFTLAHELGHLLLEGRLADGINEEKACDRFAGAFLAPRVAVLQLLGAQRHALEWQELYVLKHEFGLSMTGWLQRAKQCGVITEAAHLSMFKRFSAKGWRKTEPGQPLPQEHPRLFDQLVYRALAEQYISEGKAAELLGIPMMRFHKERQLESSDAVAHQ, from the coding sequence ATGATTGCAGATCGCATTCGTCAAGCACGATTGGCGGCAGGCCTGACCCTAGGTGCGTTGGGTGAACAGGTGGGTGTTTCCCACACCGCCATCCAGAAGTACGAGAAGGGTCTGCTGACGCCGTCGTCGACTCAGCTGCTCAAGCTGGCCCGCGCCTGCGGTATCCGGACCGAGTACTTCTTCCGCACGCATACGGTTGAACTGCTGCAGCCCGAGTTCCGCAAGCTCTCGACCTTTGGCAAGACGGCGCAGGATGCGCTGAAGATCAAGGTCGTCGAACTGGTGGAAAAGCGCGTGGAGTTGCTCGGCGCATTTCCCGAACTGCCGTTCCCGGCTTTTGCACCGCCCGCGAATCTGCCCGAGCACATCACCTCGCTGGATGAGATCGATGCGTTCTCGGATTCGGTCCGCAACGCTTGGCAGTTGGGGCTGAATCCGATTGCTGACCTCACCGACACCCTCGAAGGCCTTGGCTTGCTGGTCATCGTGGTCGATGAAGAGAACCCGGGCTTCTCTGGCTTGACGGCCAAGGCACGGACCGAAGATGGCCGGGAGTATCCGGTCGTGGCTGTTTCCAAACGCTGGCCTGGTGATCGGCAGCGGTTCACGCTGGCGCATGAGCTGGGGCACCTGCTGCTCGAAGGGCGACTGGCTGACGGCATAAACGAAGAGAAAGCCTGCGACCGGTTCGCCGGTGCCTTCCTGGCTCCGCGTGTCGCGGTGTTGCAGTTGCTTGGGGCACAACGCCATGCGCTGGAATGGCAAGAGCTGTATGTGCTCAAGCACGAGTTCGGTCTGTCGATGACTGGATGGCTGCAGCGCGCCAAACAGTGTGGCGTGATCACCGAGGCCGCTCACCTCTCCATGTTCAAGCGGTTTTCGGCCAAGGGCTGGCGCAAGACAGAGCCTGGCCAACCACTGCCGCAAGAGCATCCCCGACTGTTTGATCAGTTGGTGTACCGCGCCTTGGCCGAGCAATACATTTCCGAAGGCAAGGCGGCGGAACTGCTGGGCATCCCGATGATGCGCTTCCACAAAGAACGCCAGCTGGAGTCATCGGATGCGGTTGCTCATCAGTGA